The following proteins are co-located in the Phyllostomus discolor isolate MPI-MPIP mPhyDis1 chromosome 1, mPhyDis1.pri.v3, whole genome shotgun sequence genome:
- the LOC114491878 gene encoding growth-regulated protein homolog encodes MSRTANAAVPGLLRAALLLLLLVTSCRHAAGAPVANELRCQCLQTLQRINPKLIQSVKVTVPGASCDQTEVVATLKNGQAVCLNPEAPPVKKIIEKMLNKDSSN; translated from the exons ATGTCCCGCACCGCGAACGCCGCTGTCCCCGGACTCCTCCGAGCCGcgctgctgctcctgctcctggtCACCTCCTGCCGGCACGCTGCAG GGGCTCCCGTGGCCAATGAACTTCGCTGCCAGTGCTTGCAGACCTTGCAGAGAATTAATCCCAAGCTCATCCAGAGTGTGAAGGTGACAGTCCCAGGAGCCTCCTGCGACCAAACCGAAGTCGT agCCACGCTCAAGAATGGACAGGCAGTTTGTCTCAACCCTGAAGCCCCCCCGGTTAAGAAAATAATCGAAAAGATGCTAAACAA AGATAGCTCCAACTAA